DNA from Mugil cephalus isolate CIBA_MC_2020 chromosome 5, CIBA_Mcephalus_1.1, whole genome shotgun sequence:
TTTGAGGAATTTGGCTGACAAATATCACATTTTTGCTCTCGTAGGTATGTCTAAAGTTGAGACCATTCAAGTTAAAGGTAAGGAATAACGTTTGCTCATCCTCCACTTCAAACAGTTTTTACACGAGACTTCTTTCATctatcttattttatgtttttggtatcgtaaaaatgtttaaatgtcctTCTGTCGTCACTTGTAGTCCGAGCTGTCCTGAAGAAGAGGGAATATGGAGCCAAATACACTCAGAACAACTTCATTACTGCAGTCAGAGCTATGAATGAGTTCTGCCTCAAACCAAGGTacaaatttgattttatttaatttgtttaagaTATACATCAGTAGCCTAATGCCtcctgggataggctccagtgaCCCACAAACCTCTACAGGATAAGTGGTtatagataatggatggatggatggatatacAGCAGCGCACGCAGCAGAGTGGTTTCCTGAGAGCTAACACAGATCCTTTCAGAACACCGCCACTGCACAAATTCCTTTGGGTTAATAAGCAAGCATGTTGCTGTGATTAGCTAATATGAGACTGCCCACCATCATTAGTGTACGTCCTAACCTCTCCCCTCATGTGTTCACAGTGATTTGGAGCAACTCCGGAAGATAAGAAGACGCAGCCCCCACGACGACACAGAGGCTTTCACTGTGTTCTTGCGGTCAGATGTGGAGGCAAAGTTAGTGTTAAACCCTGCAAGAGATTTGAGGAACATTGCATTACATGTCTTCTGACAATATATTAGTCGAATCACTATTTTCAGGCGATGcagttatttttctctgtgactCTTAGAGCTCTAGACGTGTGGGGAAGCCATGAAGCTCTGGCCCGAGAGAGAAAACTCAGAAAAGAGGTGGAGAGGGAGTACCAAGAAAGTaggtttctttcttcctgtggCTGTATTTCGATTTATCTGAGCGTGTAGTAATAGTGTAAAAAAGCACAACATTtaggatttttttaaatcaatttctAATGGAGACTTTGATGAGAAGACTGATTGTACTTTTAGGTAGCCGTCAGATCACTAGACTTTGCAAAAGGACTGGAAATTCCTCAGTATTTTTTAGGTTCACCAATTATCAGAGCACATCTTGATTAATGCAAGTGTTAGCATACCTCACACAGCAAGTCAGAGCAACTAATTCTGCATCCTGCTTCTTGACAAACGCCTTCATCGCTGCTAATTGTTCATTCAGCTGTCCACCCCAGTGATTCAATTGGCTGGCAGATCTTCACCAGACATCATGAATTCCAAACAGAGCGACTCCAGACAAATATTCCCCCATGAAAATTTTGCAGGCGGTGGGTGGATTTAGGGCTGGTTTCCAAGTGTAAAAGCAACCAATGTGTTGCTGagctgttgccaggcaacaagTAGAGGCTTCAGGAAGTGAAATGGTTGCGGTCATTAAAATGGTCTGACACATAACCTTCAGTAGAATAAAACTTCTTTTTATTAAACTTTGATGTTTTCTGTGCTTCAGTGGTGCATTTGTTTACCTTTGGATAGATCTAATTATGCTAACCAGTCCCCAAGTGTAGCTGCATATTTTATGATCCAAAATAAAAGTGGCATCAGTCTTCTATCAACCAAGCATTTGCCAAAAAGCCAGCAAGAAAAATGTTATCcaatttaatttgttatttatttaattttagagCTGAGTTAAAGCTACATTTTGACACTAGCATGatatcatttattgttttcctgTCAAGGGgtgtcatatttatttttctgtccttgGTTTGCTGCCGTCCAGATATTTTTCGGAACCAGCAGCTGTTGAAAGAATACAAAGACTTTTGGGGAAACACTAAGGTGAGCACTTCTTCGCCTCAATGATTTAATCAACCTTCCACACggtattttaaatgtgaaagaGAATAAGtattaggggtgggaaaaaatattgatatggtAATATAACGCGATAGaatatcaattttgaatgttttaatattgattttaaaagacaagTCATGTTTTGGTCATCTTGAAAACTTCCGCACATCCACCACCACTTCTTCTGTACAAGTACAATAagttggaaatggatcatttggctttatcctgttttttgactcaatttgccCAGTGACTGTTGTCTGAtgtaagaatatatatatacaactcgtattttaagctgcatttaaaatttctcagtgaactatgtagaatatcgcaatatcataatatctcaagtatcgtgatacatatcgtatcgtgaagtccttgcctgTACCCACCCCTATAaagtatccatccatccatccatcgtGTCAGGAGGCCCAAGTTGAGCTAATAGCTCCGGGTTTCATTTTGCGTGACCTTTGTCTACGGTGCAGGAGTTCTCTGCATCGATATAACAATGTCATTATGTGTTGACATTCATGCGGTCCCTCTCTCTGTACTGTACGATGCTGATGTTATTTCAGTCACTGTACTGTTCTCTACTTGTCTGGTATGTCATGGTATTTTCTATAGTCAACTCGCTTGCTTTGTCAGAACAAGCCTCTCCCACGCGCCCTGTGATATAACTGTGTACGGTCAATACCGACTATAAGGCTGAACATTTCtgtattacatttattatgTCTACATTTCCCTGTAATGTTTATATTTTCGGTAACATAAACACAATGTGGTCAGAGAAGGCCAGGACACCTCCATCCCCTCAGGCTGTTAATCTCTTTCTATGTTTCTTAAAGCCACGATCGGGCAAGAGGGCAACGTTTCTACAAGGGCCAGGGAAGGTGGTGATGGTTGCCATTTGTATGTAAGTTTTCTCATCagtgtcttcttgtttttaaatgctgtgtGGGTTTGCTGTGGAGTCTTCCTGTACTCTGTGGCTGTATCACACACAGTGGGAGGTGTTGGATTCGAAAGAGGAGCTACAGTCTGTTCTCAGCAGGGTTACTACACACAGTGTGGTGAATAAGCATCAACAGTGTAACCTTAGTGgtacaactggaaaaaaataaatctggtcTACGTACACAAGGTTGTTCAAACATTAACGCGCGACACGTAAACCGTGTCGTCCTGCAGCTGCCGGGAGAAATATGGATGTTTCTAAGGGGGAATGCGAGGGAACGGTGTGTCACATGCAGCCCTGTGGCCTATTAGATTAGGGTTATTGTGTTAAGAGGACATGTGCAGTCACATGAAGTATACACAAAGACTCACGGGACTCGATAAGCTCATTGCAAGAGATGCCCAATCCAGGTGTAAAACCTGTGATTTAGAAGCTTCAGgatgtaaaatataaagaatttccacacattttctcattaataaaaataaagttcagTGATTAAAAGTCATATACAATCGGTGTAAAGTTCATTAGGTTTACTAGtgtaaacaaatgcattctaacatAACAACCCTTCACTAAATCATGAAGGTGAtggtgttcagcatttgttCCAAATAACTGAGTGAGATGTTGATTGAACTTTGTTTTCAAAGTGGagttggaggctgtggtttgtcatACTGTTGAATTGTGTTAtgctgacacatgtttctattatgtTAACAACCCCATCACAAGTGTCGGATTCATTAATTATCGGGATTCGCTCAATTGGAAACGTTAACCACTAGCCAAATTTGAGTATGAAAGATCTTATAAGGCAACTGTATAAGATTTGTAAAAATGTTAATCCTCTGATCTGTTGTTAACCAGGAGATTATATTTTACAAGATGGACTTTCTCTAGGCTTGTGTTTACgtattttctttgttctcaGCAATGGACTGAATTTCTTCTTCAAGCTCCTGGCCTGGGTCTACACTGGATCAGCTAGCATGTTCTCTGAAGCCATCCACTCCCTGGCCGACACCTGCAACCAGGCCCTGCTGGCTCTGGGAATCAGCCAGTCTGTCCGCAATCCAGACGCCGTGCACCCGTGAGCGCCACACCTTAACATGCCACTACTAAAATGTTGAACAGTTACGTTGACTGGGATCTGTCCCAACATGTCCAACGGTAGACGTAATGAGTAGAAGTTTGACctgtatttttacagatatctgatactttgatattatttttttttagtgcatcATGGAGCTGTAATGGagctcttgtgtgtgtttttttttttaggtatgGCTTCTCCAACATGCGCTACATCGCCTCCCTCATCAGTGGCGTGGGCATTTTTATGATGGGAGCAGGCCTCTCTTGGTACCACGGCATCATGGGATTACTGCACCCACAGCCTATTGAGTCTTTGTTATGGGTGAGCGTCTTTGTCTATAATAAATTTATATGTACAGGATTAAAAAAATTCCAACGTGTCACATTGCTCTGTTGCAGGCTTACTGTATTTTGGCGGGCTCACTTGTATCTGAAGGAGGTGGGTTATTATAACGAACAAGTATGTTACTGGTTGTTTATACAAGGATTCTACAGTTTATACGTAAacacctgtgtttgtgtttctttctcagcCACCTTACTAGTCGCTGTGAATGAAATAAAGAGGAGCGCCCATCAGCATGGAGTGACTTTTTATGAATACGGTGTGTATAGCAGGAATCGTTAGAACATTTACATTTGGTGCTACAGTGACTCTGTACCAGTCACATAACCCGTTATTGTTATGAGTCTACTTAAAACTGCAGGTAAAGTGTCCACAAGGTTCCCAGAAGGGGAATGGAATCACATAAGACAATGTTTTTGAAAAACTTGAATGACCTCATcaggatttttacatttttttatgtaggCAGTGGTTAAGTTGTTAGTATTGAATGACTCCAATCTCCTACCACCACCTCACCAAACCTCCACATTGCATAATTTACTAATTGctctctgactgacttcatttccCAGAGTAAAGTACTTCTGCAccgcagacatgtttagtcaagtgattttggttcttcttcttctatttttggcagttttgattCTAGCCAGCCGTCATTAAATGAGAAGAAGACGAACACATGACTACAAAAGATTGGGCTTGGCTCAAAAATGTCTGAATCTGCCCAAAACTGATTCTCAGAGCCCTACTGGGACATCCCTCAAACTGAACCACTCTGTACTGAGTGATCCACCAATAAACCAAGAAATGGCTGCTGTATTGATCTGAGCTCAGTCAATTCACCTGCCATCAGCTTGTAGATAAAGTGCAATCGACAGTATTTGTCCAATCTGACTGAAATCAGAGATTCCAACTCAGCTGTTTACATAGACACCAAATAAGGAGATCTGATAagatatacagtgtgtgtttacatgccacAAAACATCAAGCGGAATAGaattttttttgatgtttgcaAACTGGTTCTGCTCAGTGGAGACCGTTGAATCTGCaagaaatataacagaacaagaataagacttttttttgctgtaatttCGTCACGTATAGGTCAACCCTAAAGGAACACTTTTAGCAGACTACTTTGATAGCGTGGTGTAACAGAGAGATATGTGCAATGTGGTCTTGCATTGTTTCTTGCAGTAATGCAGAGTCGAGACCCGAGTACTAACGTGGTGCTGCTGGAGGACGCTGCTGCTGTGTTGGGAGTCATCTTGGCCGCTGGCTGCATGGGACTCACCTCACTCACAGGTAAACAAGCAGAAATGATCCAGAGTCGTGCGATTCATAACTTCTCTTATGTCTTCTGTCTCTACTGATTTATTATCCCTCTGTCGATAGGCTAAATCAGGGGCACACTTTGTACCGTTGTGTCTCTAGTTCTGATGTGTCCTGCTTGTCCCAGGTAACCCGTATTACGACAGTTTGGGCTCTCTTGGCGTGGGCACGCTGCTCGGCACCGTCTCGGCCTTCCTCATCTACACGAACACAGAGGCTCTGCTGGGACGCTCCATACAGCC
Protein-coding regions in this window:
- the slc30a9 gene encoding zinc transporter 9 is translated as MFPSLAHRPWHVFCRVSLQHRASLSQRSPRLPQPCHGWQSGSVHSLWFSFPDCRVASLGMGKVHYYSTSGNSKDDSPKSPSGDAPTAEKVLSGAAKASSLGMSKVETIQVKVRAVLKKREYGAKYTQNNFITAVRAMNEFCLKPSDLEQLRKIRRRSPHDDTEAFTVFLRSDVEAKALDVWGSHEALARERKLRKEVEREYQENIFRNQQLLKEYKDFWGNTKPRSGKRATFLQGPGKVVMVAICINGLNFFFKLLAWVYTGSASMFSEAIHSLADTCNQALLALGISQSVRNPDAVHPYGFSNMRYIASLISGVGIFMMGAGLSWYHGIMGLLHPQPIESLLWAYCILAGSLVSEGATLLVAVNEIKRSAHQHGVTFYEYVMQSRDPSTNVVLLEDAAAVLGVILAAGCMGLTSLTGNPYYDSLGSLGVGTLLGTVSAFLIYTNTEALLGRSIQPEQVQKLTEFLENDPAVRAIHDVKATDMGLSKVRFKAEVDFDGRVVTRSYLEKQDIDQILNDIQQVKTPEELENFMLKHGENIIDTLGAEVDRLEKELKQRNPDVRHVDLEIL